One segment of Triticum aestivum cultivar Chinese Spring chromosome 2A, IWGSC CS RefSeq v2.1, whole genome shotgun sequence DNA contains the following:
- the LOC123184136 gene encoding uncharacterized protein translates to MSEPVDGRTGKWPLAVVIVYAFDCTTSTPDWYKVDSVFWLVQEKLTRIRGSSLGYAYVMSTPNTYTSDMKSVDSAEINGNGYKSSPSWKRTACVKYMTGLYEAHRLIKDHGNMNAIILFFSDGLVNKGDFFDGAEDFLSSVPVYTFTLGGDAYNHGLRTIAANSPGGMFSPLPVPDLPSLSVPFSQLLDNILNDTTMHSEKNPSPTSGRWPLNVVIVSAFDCTTLTPARDKVNREVYWLVQKKLTQFVNSCLGYTYVMSTPNMYTSEMKLVDRTEIEANGYTRSSAWRRDSCKNNMAAGLVEAHRLISDGHLNGIILLFSDGLINKGDFFDGVQGFISKVPVHTFTLGGDAYNQDLLTIAINSPGGTFHTLPVPEKPSLSVPFSRLVDTILSGAGKWPLDMVIVYAFDSTTSTPDYKTVDNIFWLVQEKLIRLMDSCLGYTYVMSTPNTCTSDMKIVDSTDTELKGYRKSPSWRRSACTKNMASGLSEAHKLISYRGHWNSIILLFSDGLINKGDYFDGAKDFVSKVPVHTFTLGGDANNHVLHAMAKNSPGGMFHPLQVPDKPNLPAPFSQLLDNILNGTTRST, encoded by the exons ATGAGTGAACCAGTGGATGGACGTACAGGGAAGTGGCCACTGGCCGTGGTGATTGTGTATGCATTTGACTGCACCACATCGACACCGGACTGGTATAAGGTAGATAGTGTCTTTTGGTTGGTGCAAGAGAAGCTCACCCGCATTAGGGGTAGCAGCCTCGGCTACGCATATGTCATGTCAACCCCTAATACTTACACGTCAGATATGAAATCAGTTGACTCTGCTGAGATAAACGGAAATGGCTACAAAAGTAGCCCGTCCTGGAAAAGGACCGCCTGTGTCAAATACATGACAGGACTCTATGAAGCACATAGACTAATCAAAGATCATGGGAACATGAATGCAATCATCTTGTTCTTTTCTGATGGGTTGGTCAACAAAGGCGACTTCTTTGACGGAGCTGAGGACTTCCTCTCCAGTGTGCCCGTGTACACGTTTACCCTCGGCGGAGATGCATATAACCAT GGTCTTCGCACCATTGCAGCAAATTCCCCAGGCGGGATGTTCAGCCCCCTCCCTGTTCCGGACTTGCCAAGCCTATCTGTGCCCTTCTCCCAACTCTTGGATAACATCCTTAATGATACCACGATGCACAGTGAGAAAAATCCTAGTCCCACTTCAG GGAGGTGGCCGTTAAATGTAGTGATTGTGTCGGCATTTGATTGCACTACCTTGACACCGGCTAGGGACAAGGTGAATCGTGAGGTTTATTGGTTGGTGCAAAAGAAGCTAACCCAATTTGTGAATAGTTGCCTTGGCTACACATACGTCATGTCGACCCCTAACATGTACACATCTGAGATGAAACTAGTTGACCGCACAGAGATAGAGGCAAATGGGTACACAAGAAGCTCAGCTTGGCGAAGGGATTCATGCAAGAACAACATGGCAGCTGGCCTCGTTGAGGCACATAGACTGATCAGCGACGGGCACCTGAATGGCATCATCTTGCTCTTCTCTGATGGGTTGATTAACAAGGGCGACTTCTTTGATGGAGTTCAGGGCTTCATCTCCAAAGTTCCAGTGCACACATTTACTCTTGGTGGAGATGCATATAACCAA GATCTTCTCACCATCGCAATAAATTCACCGGGAGGCACGTTTCACACCCTCCCCGTCCCGGAAAAACCGAGTCTATCGGTGCCTTTTTCGAGGCTGGTGGATACCATCCTCAGTGGCGCAG GGAAGTGGCCACTAGACATGGTGATTGTGTATGCATTTGACAGTACCACATCAACCCCAGATTATAAAACTGTGGACAATATCTTTTGGTTGGTGCAAGAGAAGCTCATCCGTCTCATGGATAGCTGCCTTGGTTACACTTATGTCATGTCAACCCCGAACACGTGCACGTCTGATATGAAAATAGTTGATTCGACCGATACAGAGTTAAAAGGCTACAGAAAAAGCCCGTCCTGGAGACGGTCCGCCTGCACGAAGAACATGGCGTCTGGCCTCTCCGAGGCCCACAAACTGATCAGCTACCGTGGACACTGGAATAGCATCATCTTGCTCTTCTCCGATGGGCTCATCAACAAGGGGGACTACTTTGATGGAGCCAAGGACTTCGTCTCAAAAGTACCTGTCCACACGTTTACTCTCGGCGGAGACGCGAACAACCAC GTTCTTCATGCCATGGCAAAGAATTCCCCTGGTGGGATGTTTCACCCCCTCCAGGTCCCTGATAAGCCGAATCTACCGGCACCCTTCTCGCAACTGCTGGACAACATCCTCAACGGTACCACGAGATCCACCTAG